Genomic segment of Flavobacteriales bacterium:
AATACAATACAGCACCTAATTTTTTGGATGTGGACACGCTTCAGCAGATAAATACACTTAGTTTTCCTGGTTTTGGAGTGGGAGGAATAATGAATGTGAGAATTAATAAATACTTTGATTTTCGCACAATGGTAAATATCCAATTTGTAGAAAGACATCTTCAGTATGTGTTTAAAGGGGGTGAAGAGCGAATTGCCAAAATCAACTCAACGTATATGGAAATCCCAGTGCAGATAAAGCACAAATCCAAAAGATCGCACAACAAACGTATGTATTGGGTGGCCGGCATGACCTATAGGTATGATTTTGCCTCGGATATTGACACAGATAGAAGCAATACAAAACCCATAGTGGCACTATATCCGGGCACTTTTAGCTACGATATTGGAGCTGGTTTAGACTTATATTACGAATTCTTTAAATTTTCTCCCGAAATAAGAATCAGCAACGGTTTGGGAAATTCGTTAGTTCCCGACCCATTTATCTATGCTTCATCACTTTCTCGAATTTCGCCAAAACTCATACAGTTTATTCTGCATTTTGAGGGGTAGATGAAGTTTGATTTACTAAAAAAAGATAAAAAATCATCGGCTCGAGCTGGCGTTTTGCATGCCCCTCATGGCACAATAGAAACACCAATTTTTATGCCTGTTGGCACTCAAGGCACCGTAAAAGCTGTTGGACAGAATAGCCTGAAAAGCGAGGTAAATGCCCCCATAATTTTGGGCAATACCTATCATCTTTTTCTACGTCCCGGAATAGAACTGTTAGAACAAGCTGGAGGCCTTCATAAATTTATGAATTGGGATAGAAACATACTTACCGATAGTGGCGGTTATCAGGTTTATTCTATAAGCGATCAAAGAAAAATAAAAGAGGAGGGAGTTGTTTTTAAAAGTCATATCGATGGCTCAAAGCATCTTTTTACACCTGAAAATGTCATCGATATTCAGCGGTACATCGGAGCTGATATTATCATGGCATTTGATGAGTGCACCCCCTATCCGTGCGAATATCAATATGCTGCAAACTCCATGCGTATGACCCACAGGTGGCTGGACAGGTGTTTTGAGCAAATGGATAAAACCGAACCAAAGTATGGACACAATCAAAGCCTTTTTCCAATAGTTCAAGGCAGTGTTTTTCCAGAATTAAGAAAACAAAGTGCCGAGTATATTGCATCAAAAACCGCCGACGGCTATGCCATTGGAGGCCTGAGTGTGGGAGAACCGCACGAAGAAATGTATGAAATGACCGACTTGGTATGCGGAATTTTGCCAACAGACAAACCACGATATTTAATGGGCGTTGGCACTCCGGCCAATATATTGGAGTGTATAGCTTTAGGCATTGATATGTTTGATTGTGTTATGCCCACTCGCAACGCCCGAAACGGTCAGTTGTTTACCAAAGAAGGGATAATAAACATACGCAATAAAAAGTGGGAAAATGATTTTAGTGCGGTTGATGATGAGTTGACCCCCAACTATTCAAAGGCATATTTAAGACATTTAACGATTTGTAAAGAACATTTGGCTTCTCAAATAGCCAGCACTCATAATCTTTCATTCTATTTGTGGCTTGTTCGTGAGGCCAGAAAACACATATTAGCCGATGATTTTGTAGAATGGAAAAATATAATGGTTAAAAAAGTAACAAAAAGACTATAAAAATGAATCCGGAAGAGATATACAACAGAACCGATACCCTCGTGCAGGCTTGTTTAAAAGTAGCAATGGTATTGCCGGCAGAAAGCACCATGGCTACCTTTGCCCGAGTAGAATTGGTAAGATACGCCTCTGAACTTGGTATAAAATCGAGAGGTTTGATGGTAGGCCAACTCAGCGAAATATTTGTTGAACGCCTCAGCAAAGCGGCAGACGCTGCCAATGGGTGTGCGTTTTGGTTGGAATATATTTTAACCAATAATATTTTTCCAAAACCCGACATAATCATTCCTTTAAAAGAAGAAAGTGACGCAATGGCAAAGCTTTTTTTAGCCAGCCTCAAAAACGCAAAAAACAAATTGGATTAAGCCCTACTGAGCGGTGATAAAAAAAATTGACTGGTATATCATTAAAAAGTTTTTGGGAAGTTTCGCACTTACCCTCGGTCTTTTTACGGTAATTATCATTGTTTTTGATGTGGCCGAAAAGGTGGATGACTTTGTGCAAAAACAAGTTCCATTTAAGGAGATTATAAACGACTATTACCTCAATTTTGTACCTTTCTTACTCAATCTTTTCAGCCCAATATTTGTTTTTATAACAGTCATTTTTTTTACCTCAAAATTGGCTTCAAAGTCAGAGATTATAGCCATTTTGTCATCAGGGGCTTCCTATTTTAGACTGCTCCGACCGTATATGATTACTGCCATAATCATTGCACTTTTTTCATTTGTACTCAATGCATGGATTATTCCTCGTGCCGATAAAGTCAGGGTGCGTTTTGAAAATAAATGGATTCGCGAATTGCAACACGAAAGCAAGCGTGACATAGTACAGCAATTGGTGCCGGGCGTATTTATGTCGTTGCAGAGTTTCAACTACATTGACAGCCTTGGATACAACATTCAGCTTGATAAAATTGAAAACGGAAGTGTTAAATCCAGACTTTTTGGAAATAGGGTAAGATGGAATCCGGAGGTTAATAAATGGAGAATTTACGACTACCGAATAAGAGAATTTGACAAAACCGGCAACATAACCTCCATCAAGTCGGGCAACAGTTTAGATACGGTTATTCCGTTTAATCCTGATGATTTTTTTAGACGGCAAGATGACGTGCAGTCTTTCAATTTAAATGAATTAAACAAGTACATAGAACTTGAAAAATTTAGAGGTACGGGCCAATCTTTTTTTTATGAAACAGAAAAACAGAAACGGTTTGTTGGGCCTTTTTCGATGCTAATTTTAACCTTTATTGGGGTTTGTGTTTCATCCATAAAATCGAGAAGAGGCGTTGGGTGGAATTTGGCCAAAGGCATTCTTCTC
This window contains:
- a CDS encoding PorT family protein — translated: MKRVNNISIKIVVVVLVLISKSLTYAQEINPTYDLQRVHFGFSIIGNYGKLKYNTAPNFLDVDTLQQINTLSFPGFGVGGIMNVRINKYFDFRTMVNIQFVERHLQYVFKGGEERIAKINSTYMEIPVQIKHKSKRSHNKRMYWVAGMTYRYDFASDIDTDRSNTKPIVALYPGTFSYDIGAGLDLYYEFFKFSPEIRISNGLGNSLVPDPFIYASSLSRISPKLIQFILHFEG
- the tgt gene encoding tRNA guanosine(34) transglycosylase Tgt: MKFDLLKKDKKSSARAGVLHAPHGTIETPIFMPVGTQGTVKAVGQNSLKSEVNAPIILGNTYHLFLRPGIELLEQAGGLHKFMNWDRNILTDSGGYQVYSISDQRKIKEEGVVFKSHIDGSKHLFTPENVIDIQRYIGADIIMAFDECTPYPCEYQYAANSMRMTHRWLDRCFEQMDKTEPKYGHNQSLFPIVQGSVFPELRKQSAEYIASKTADGYAIGGLSVGEPHEEMYEMTDLVCGILPTDKPRYLMGVGTPANILECIALGIDMFDCVMPTRNARNGQLFTKEGIINIRNKKWENDFSAVDDELTPNYSKAYLRHLTICKEHLASQIASTHNLSFYLWLVREARKHILADDFVEWKNIMVKKVTKRL
- a CDS encoding LptF/LptG family permease, with product MIKKIDWYIIKKFLGSFALTLGLFTVIIIVFDVAEKVDDFVQKQVPFKEIINDYYLNFVPFLLNLFSPIFVFITVIFFTSKLASKSEIIAILSSGASYFRLLRPYMITAIIIALFSFVLNAWIIPRADKVRVRFENKWIRELQHESKRDIVQQLVPGVFMSLQSFNYIDSLGYNIQLDKIENGSVKSRLFGNRVRWNPEVNKWRIYDYRIREFDKTGNITSIKSGNSLDTVIPFNPDDFFRRQDDVQSFNLNELNKYIELEKFRGTGQSFFYETEKQKRFVGPFSMLILTFIGVCVSSIKSRRGVGWNLAKGILLSFTYLFIIQFFTSMGSSGTMLPALAVWIPNVIFIFVGIWLYANTQK